The DNA window TTTTCAGGCGGAAATGCGGCTGCGGATTGCTGCCACTGGCGAGTACCGCTGGCACCTAGACCGCGCTATCCCTGTTTTCGATACCGCTGGCCAGGTAACGCAATGGGTGGGCGCAGCTATTGACATTCACGAACTGAAACACCTGCAACAAACCTTGCTGGAGAGCGAGCAGTACTTCCGGGCCATGGCTGACCATGTGCCGGCCATGCTCTGGGTGACTGATCCGCAAGGACAATGCACTTACCTCAATCAGCAATGGTATGCTTATACAGGCCAGACCGAGGACAATGCACTTGGCACCGGCTGGCTCCAAGCAGTGCACCCCGAAGATGCGCCGGCCGCCCGCGCGGCTTTCATCGAAGCCAACACCCACCAAACACCTTTCCGGGTGCTTTACCGCCTGCGACGACGCAACGGGCGTTACCGCTGGGCACTCGATGCTGCTTTGCCGCGCTTCAACGCGGCCGGCGAATATGAGGGCTTAGTTGGTACCGTTTTGGATATTCATGAGCGGCAATTAGCCGAGCAGGGACTGCAACGCTTAGCTCGGCAGCTACGTCAATCCCGCGACGAAGCGCAGACGCTGAACTCGGAGTTGCGCACCATCAATGCGCAGTTGATGCGTACCAACGCCGACCTCGACAATTTTATTTACACCGCCTCGCACGATTTAAAAGCGCCCATCACCAACATCGATGGCCTGCTTGACGCTTTGCAACACCAGTTACCGCCCGCCGCCCGAGAAGCCGACCTCGTTATGCCAATCATCGGGATGATGCAGGAGGCAGTGGAGCGTTTCAAGAAAACCATCGACCACCTCACCGACATCACCAAGCTGCAACAAGAGCACGACTTACAGTCAGAGCCGGTGGATATTGCGGCTGTAGTGGAAGATGTGCGTCAGGATCTGCTACCCAGCTTGCGCGAAGCCGGGGCTCAGTTGGAAATAGATTTGTCTACCTGCCCGACGCTGCTTTTTTCCGTGAAAAATCTTCGGAGCATCGTTTATAACCTACTCAGCAATGCCCTCAAGTATCGACATCCCAACCGCCAGCCGTACATCCGGTTGGCGTGCTCGTCGGCAGGAGAAAACTGGCAAGTGCTCACCGTGCAAGACAATGGCTTAGGGTTAGCACTTGCTCAGCAGGCGCACTTATTTCGCATGTTTCAGCGCATGCACGACCACGTCGATGGCTCAGGCATTGGGCTATACATGGTTAAGAAAATGGTGGAAAATGCCGGCGGCACAATTAGCGTCGAGAGTGAAGAGGGAGTAGGCTCGATATTCTCAGTTTATCTGCCTCGCTGAGCAAGCGTAATAGCAAGCTGGTTGATTTGAAAACCGGGCATCATCTAGATTAGATGCTCTTGCCGCATGTTAAGTTTTCCAGTCGCTTTTCTCTCTAAGCACGAGCTTGGCGTGCTCCTTGCATAACTTGCTGCCATGATGAAACTACGTTCCTTATTCGTGCTTCTAGTTGCAATTGGCAGCATCAGCAGTTGCCAGACAAGTCAACCCCAGACTGTGAATCCTACAAGCCAAACGGCACCCACAGGTGCTCCAACAGAAGCGGCAGCCCGTGCTGCTATTGCTCAGCACTTGCAGCAGCAAGCCAATAAAGCACTTTACCAGCTCGACTCTGCGCGGTTCACCGATGTGGACACCCACTGGCAGGTGATGGTCCCTCGCACCGACTGGGCGAACCGTATGCCCAACGCCGCCGCGTTTGAAGTAGACAAGCAAACCGGCAAAGTCATTACGTTGATGGTGAAGTAGTAAACGAAAGTCTCCCCGCCGGGAGACTTTCGCTTCAGTTGCAAGGTCCAATGTTGAGCTTGTGAGCTAGGGTACCAACTCCGAAATTGGCGCAATGGAACTGCTGCTCCTACACCATCGGTCTTCTACCCAGGCCCTGACTCTCCTCGATAGCACTGTCTTACGTCAAAGCGTGCCCGAACACCTGTTGATAAAAAGTTACCAGCATGGTGAACGAATCAATGAGCAAGCCCTCGATTTGCGTGAGACAAGCCTGTATCAGCTGGTTTACGAGAGCCAGACCACTCCCCCATTGCCTAAGCTAACCCAGCTGCGTGACATTCTGCTTCGCTCACGTTGTTATAATACTGAACACCATATCACTGGCCTGTTACTTTGCAGTGAAGGGCGTTTTGTTCAGCTCTTAGAAGGAACTGAAGCCGATGTGCAGGAGCTGTTTGCCGCTATCAAGCAAGACCGACGACACAAGCAGGTGCAACTCCTACACCAAGGAGTTGCGCAAAAGCGTTGTTTCCCTGAATGGAGCATGGGGTTCGGGCAAGTGCCTGCCGCTGACCTCAATCAGCTAATAAGAGCTATACAAGTTCGCCAACCTGTCCGGGAGTTATGTTTTAAAGATCCATGCTTGCAGGCATTATGGCAAGCCGTAAGAGTGGCGGGCAGCAACGTCTAGCTGCTTGAAAGCAACATTTCCTACTTAATAGTGAATTGCCTATCGCAAGCCAGAAAATAACGCTTGCCGTGAAACTAGCCGCTGCTTTTTGTGCGTCGGGCTCAGTGCACTAAGGCCCAAAGTGACGTCCACTGAAGCTGGGTGTTAAGGCAGTAATTTCTGGAAGAAAGGTGTCAACTCGTTGGCCAAAATTGCATGGTCTTCCACGTTGGGGTGACCGCTGCATCCGCGGGCCTGCATGGGCTGAAAGAAATGCACTGCTACGGGCTTGTCAGTAGGGTAAGCGGCGTCAGTTTTCTGCTTGACAACCGTTAAGCAGTTTTGCAGGGTGGTTCGGGGTTTGCCGTGTAGCATGGCGCTACTGAGTAAAGCAATCCGGGCATTAGGGTACTTTGCTTTCACTAGCGCCACGAATTGCACGTAGCTGCTCACAAAACGGGTGGAGTCGAAGGGCAGCCGCTCTTTCTTGCCGTCGCCGTTACTGAAATCGTTGGTACCTAAGGCAATGCTGACAACTGAAGGAGCATAAGTAGTGAAATCCCAACGCAGCGGATTCTGCTCCCGAAAGTCCACTCGCTCATACACTTGGGGCATGGTGGGTCCGTCGCTGTTCCAGTTGCGGTACATTCCAATGCCGCTGACACTGCTTAGCAGAAAGTTGGTTTTAAGAGCACGGGCCACCCGGGACCATAAGCCATGTAGGCGTTGTGTTGATCGGGGTATTGACCACTGCCACAAGGTACTTCGGAAGGGTCGGCGGCAGCTCCGCATGTGATGCTGTTGCCAATGAATTCTATCCAAGGTGCTTTTGGTTTTTGCAGCGCCTTTACCTTCCGGGCTGCTACTTTTTCAATAATAATTGGCCCTGTATGCGCCTCAGTAGCTTTATACATCCACACCGTATGCCTGCCCGGAGCAGCAACCGAAATAACCAGCGGTTCCTTGGTATTGCCATTGACCCGTACCCGTTTTTGATACACGCCATCGAGCTCGTATTGGAGGTAGCTGTGTCCTTCTCTAGTGGGCAAGGACGTGTAAATCTGACATTGAGTCCCTTCGAAGCTGAAGCCGAAGTGAACGGCCGAACTGATTAGTTCCAATTGCTGCTTGACGTTAACAACTGTTCGACCGTATGGCTGCAAAGCGGTGGCTGGCAAGGCACCAACCGCAGTTGTTGCGAGTTCTGAAGACGTACAGCTTAAAGAAAGCGAACAGAACGCCGTAAGTAGGTAGACGACAGTTTTGGAAGGAGAAAAGTGTAGTGATTTCACGAAGATTAAAATAGCTACAGGTGGCACTACTTACCTTGCACCTGTTGGCACAGGGAGCTAGTAAGCTACACAAGCGCCGCTTCTCACGCCTAAAGCTACCTCAGGAAATCTTTTGTCTTAATTAATTAAAGCTGCACTTGCAACTAAGAGAGCTGTATCTAGCTACCCTACCAACTGCAGTAAGTAAGCGAGAGCCTTACAAACTTACTTTCATGCAAAGCAGAGTATGTTATTCAGGGCCACTCAGTTCTATTTACTTTTAGCTGCCTGTAGATCTAGCTTGGGCACCTGCTGATCTTTAACGTAGATACTGGCCCGCTCTACCTCACTGGTGTCCGATAAGGCCCAC is part of the Hymenobacter volaticus genome and encodes:
- a CDS encoding BLUF domain-containing protein translates to MELLLLHHRSSTQALTLLDSTVLRQSVPEHLLIKSYQHGERINEQALDLRETSLYQLVYESQTTPPLPKLTQLRDILLRSRCYNTEHHITGLLLCSEGRFVQLLEGTEADVQELFAAIKQDRRHKQVQLLHQGVAQKRCFPEWSMGFGQVPAADLNQLIRAIQVRQPVRELCFKDPCLQALWQAVRVAGSNV
- a CDS encoding sensor histidine kinase, which encodes MQTLLEVSPSGILILSSLPAAADKVKEQGFLVLHANAAAHRLLHWSGSTGAIPLSELPHALAPAICSFCQRFQGADLSSLNDTVSLPDAPDTLWQLVIQHSEDLLVLNFTPLPNSAPRPEPEPASITDTLAQIQARDLQRAEQSEARFQRLAETTPMVVWEANAEGHTTYLSPHWERFTSAANGQGLGWKEYMHPDDQASFLQAWLTSVRTAQPFQAEMRLRIAATGEYRWHLDRAIPVFDTAGQVTQWVGAAIDIHELKHLQQTLLESEQYFRAMADHVPAMLWVTDPQGQCTYLNQQWYAYTGQTEDNALGTGWLQAVHPEDAPAARAAFIEANTHQTPFRVLYRLRRRNGRYRWALDAALPRFNAAGEYEGLVGTVLDIHERQLAEQGLQRLARQLRQSRDEAQTLNSELRTINAQLMRTNADLDNFIYTASHDLKAPITNIDGLLDALQHQLPPAAREADLVMPIIGMMQEAVERFKKTIDHLTDITKLQQEHDLQSEPVDIAAVVEDVRQDLLPSLREAGAQLEIDLSTCPTLLFSVKNLRSIVYNLLSNALKYRHPNRQPYIRLACSSAGENWQVLTVQDNGLGLALAQQAHLFRMFQRMHDHVDGSGIGLYMVKKMVENAGGTISVESEEGVGSIFSVYLPR